One genomic region from Vanacampus margaritifer isolate UIUO_Vmar chromosome 2, RoL_Vmar_1.0, whole genome shotgun sequence encodes:
- the tubb4bl gene encoding tubulin beta-4B chain → MREIVHLQAGQCGNQIGAKFWEVISDEHGIDPTGTYHGDSDLQLDRISVYYNEATGGKYVPRAILVDLEPGTMDSVRSGPFGQIFRPDNFVFGQSGAGNNWAKGHYTEGAELVDSVLDVVRKEAESCDCLQGFQLTHSLGGGTGSGMGTLLISKIREEYPDRIMNTFSVVPSPKVSDTVVEPYNATLSVHQLVENTDETYCIDNEALYDICFRTLKLTTPTYGDLNHLVSATMSGVTTCLRFPGQLNADLRKLAVNMVPFPRLHFFMPGFAPLTSRGSQQYRALSVPELTQQMFDAKNMMAACDPRHGRYLTVAAVFRGRMSMKEVDEQMLNVQNKNSSYFVEWIPNNVKTAVCDIPPRGLKMAATFIGNSTAIQELFKRISEQFTAMFRRKAFLHWYTGEGMDEMEFTEAESNMNDLVSEYQQYQDATAEEGEFEEEGEEEGA, encoded by the exons ATGCGTGAAATTGTGCACCTGCAGGCCGGTCAGTGCGGGAACCAGATCGGCGCCAAG TTCTGGGAGGTGATCAGTGACGAGCACGGCATCGATCCCACCGGAACGTACCATGGCGACAGCGACCTGCAGCTGGACAGGATCAGCGTCTACTACAACGAAGCCACGG GTGGGAAGTATGTGCCCCGCGCCATTTTAGTGGATCTGGAGCCAGGAACCATGGATTCCGTCAGGTCAGGTCCCTTCGGTCAGATCTTCAGACCTGACAACTTTGTCTTTG ggcagaGCGGAGCGGGCAACAATTGGGCCAAGGGCCACTACACGGAGGGAGCCGAGCTGGTCGACTCGGTCTTAGACGTGGTGAGGAAGGAGGCGGAGAGCTGCGACTGCCTGCAGGGCTTCCAGCTCACGCACTCGCTGGGCGGCGGCACCGGTTCCGGCATGGGCACGCTGCTCATCAGCAAGATCCGCGAGGAGTACCCGGACCGCATCATGAACACCTTCAGCGTGGTGCCCTCGCCCAAGGTGTCCGACACGGTGGTGGAGCCGTACAACGCCACCCTGTCGGTGCACCAGCTGGTGGAGAACACGGACGAGACGTACTGCATTGACAACGAGGCTCTCTACGACATCTGCTTCCGCACGCTGAAGTTGACCACGCCCACTTACGGAGATCTCAACCACCTGGTGTCGGCCACCATGAGCGGCGTCACGACCTGTCTGCGTTTCCCCGGCCAGCTCAACGCCGACCTGCGCAAGCTAGCCGTCAACATGGTGCCCTTCCCCCGCCTGCACTTCTTCATGCCGGGTTTCGCCCCCCTCACCAGCAGGGGGAGCCAACAATACCGCGCCCTCTCCGTGCCCGAGCTCACCCAGCAGATGTTCGACGCCAAGAACATGATGGCGGCGTGCGACCCGCGCCACGGCCGCTACTTAACCGTGGCCGCCGTGTTCCGCGGCCGCATGTCCATGAAGGAGGTGGACGAGCAGATGCTGAACGTGCAAAACAAGAACAGCAGCTACTTCGTGGAGTGGATCCCCAACAACGTGAAGACGGCCGTGTGCGACATCCCGCCGCGTGGCcttaagatggccgccaccttCATCGGCAACAGCACCGCCATCCAGGAGCTGTTCAAGCGCATCTCGGAGCAGTTCACCGCCATGTTCCGacgcaaggctttcctccactgGTACACAGGCGAGGGCATGGACGAGATGGAGTTCACCGAGGCCGAGAGCAACATGAACGACCTGGTGTCCGAGTACCAGCAGTACCAGGACGCCACCGCCGAGGAGGGCGAGTTCGAAG